A region of Periplaneta americana isolate PAMFEO1 chromosome 16, P.americana_PAMFEO1_priV1, whole genome shotgun sequence DNA encodes the following proteins:
- the LOC138716298 gene encoding protein VASP homolog has translation MALPRLMTVLALLASVSLAQQYSGGSNYVDSDYDYEAPAQSAPAPRPSPRSYSRPAPSPIRQSGPPSPRATPVPILKQINRHNEDGSYTYGYEGADGSFKIETKLQTGEVMGKYGYVDDLGKVRVVEYGANKYGFQPAGEGITVAPPTLVDDSKRREGAEAVEYDDGQYYEQLPARASQSASRFSRPVARPAPAPAPAPRPAPRPAPPPPSYDSYESEQSYSAPAPAPAPRPSPPRPSSGGSFGPVPPRAQIPGAIPAGGSSSGIVYSQPRPPIQKPSAFTQATVRQSPPAPVYHAQPIAPSRPQSRQTGGLLDQLAKDYALPPGGQPLHDISFGFY, from the exons ATGACGGTGCTAGCGCTCCTAGCATCGGTCTCATTGGCTCAGCAGTACAGCGGCGGAAGCAACTACGTGGATTCCGATTACGATTATGAAGCCCCGGCGCAATCTGCACCAGCTCCAAGGCCATCTCCGAGGTCCTACTCTCGTCCCGCACCCTCCCCCATCCGACAGAGCGGCCCGCCTAGCCCTCGGGCAACCCCAGTTCCTATTCTCAAGCAAATCAACAG GCACAACGAGGACGGCTCCTACACGTACGGCTATGAGGGCGCCGACGGCAGCTTCAAGATCGAGACGAAGCTGCAAACAGGCGAGGTGATGGGCAAGTACGGCTACGTGGACGACCTGGGCAAGGTACGCGTCGTGGAGTACGGCGCCAACAAGTACGGCTTCCAGCCCGCGGGGGAGGGCATCACTGTGGCGCCGCCCACGCTGGTGGACGACAGCAAGCGGCGGGAGGGCGCCGAGGCCGTCGAGTACGACGACGGCCAGTACTACGAGCAGCTGCCGGCGCGCGCCTCTCAGTCTGCGTCGAGGTTCTCGCGCCCTGTAGCGCGCCCCGCACCCGCGCCCGCACCTGCCCCCCGCCCTGCCCCGCGCCCCGCTCCCCCACCACCCAGCTACGATTCCTACGAGTCTGAGCAGTCCTATTCTGCCCCCGCTCCCGCCCCCGCCCCCAGACCTAGTCCCCCACGACCCAGCAGCGGCGGCAGTTTCGGCCCCGTGCCCCCCAGGGCGCAGATACCGGGAGCGATACCCGCCGGCGGTTCCAGCAGCGGTATCGTGTACTCTCAACCCCGACCCCCCATCCAGAAGCCATCCGCATTCACCCAGGCAACCGTCCGTCAGAGCCCCCCTGCACCCGTGTACCATGCGCAGCCCATAGCCCCGTCGCGCCCCCAGTCCCGACAAACCGGGGGACTCCTCGACCAGCTCGCCAAGGACTACGCACTGCCTCCTGGCGGCCAGCCACTGCACGACATCTCCTTCGGGTTTTACTGA